TGTTCCTTTAACTCAAAGAAAAACACCTCACGGACACCACAtcctaaacataaaaattaaatttaacatttactaTTGGCTAGCTACCATAAATTGTcatgtttttctaaaaatacaaaagaagGTGTTTAGTGAACTACACACCTATTTTTGCATGTAATctcatttcttttttttgaaacCATACAGACAGCAGCACAGCAGGCATTCATGGGCAATATAGAGCACGGGTTCAATGCATGTCGTGCTGCACATGAAGGCTTCAACAACAAAGCAAATCTTCCACCACTTGGTTCAGACGCTGTAAGTTCAATATTTcttggaaataaataaagttcttattgtcctaattttttttttatatacttatcatttttatttgaaattacaTATGAATATttcagtaaataaatatttaaaaaaaaaacagtgataAATATTCTTATCTATTTAAATTTCCTTTAATCTATGAATCAGGGATATGAAACCGGAACTCGATTGACTTTTCTTTGTTACAATGTTGAATCTGGTACTTCCCCTTATAAGTACACATTCATTCAGTCTTATTGTTTGACTTTGTGAATTGGTTTCATAAACTTTCCCACCAATCCATAAGTTTACACTGTTATCTGTGTGAGGGAATGAAGATGGTTGTATTACCACAGTCAAATAGAATCATCCAGCActttagatttttatattatcttGGTTATCTTAAGCTAACACTtgtgttgaaaaaatattaaaactgtttattcaATGAaggattatatatataatggtgcattgaaatattatatataaagttaagaTGAGAAATCATTAACTTCCAAACAGTTACATTATGATAatacattacttttttaatccAAACCTCTTAACAGTGTTGCAATTGAAAAAAGGAATCACTCAGTTTCATGTAACTGAGAAAACTTTTATGGTCTAACTAATATACTACTTCACTCTGTAGGCATCCAAACAATGGAAGTTAAACGCATTGGAAGAAAATCGACACAACATTCAATCAAACCTTGCAGCCATCGATGCAGCAACAGCCACTGTCATCACAAAAACATCTGGTTAGTTtccatttgttttgttaaaaatacaaataataattgtcagtagttatattatgttttttttattgtacttTAAAGCTCACTTCCCACTCTACTTATTATGTAacggaaaaaaatattttagacatACATTTTCACCACATTTAAAGTAACTGTTTTTAGTAGGACCTTACTAGCGTTTTATACTACTTtctaactttttatatttttattctttcagGTGATCGTGAGGGTACAAATTACACCACTGTAGGTTCTGCAATCACAACTATCTCATCCAACCTTAATGATATGACCAAATCTTTGAGGTTGATGGCAGCTTTGCTTGATGATGGCAGGGATGGGGATGGACTGATGaaggttaaaataaagaattaaataaaaatttaataaacatctTTAATGTAGTAACTACAGTTCAGTTTactccaaaaaaatattaaatgttttttaaaggaaaatttgattttatcagacaattttatttaaaatgcatgGTTGACATAACCAATGATTtaaggtaatttatttaaagttttaactaaTATCTGTGCTCATTTAGGCTGCTAGGGATCTTACTGCAGCTATCCAAGATCTTCTGAAAGCAGCTCAACCCAACAGCGAAGAACCAAGGCAGAATCTTCTCGGAGCAGCTGGAAAGATCGGAGATGCAAGTCATGATATCCTCAAATACATCGGGGAGGGAGGAGATGATGAGTTTCAGGTAATGAAGAACGTGGAACTATTTTCTTATACCGTAACGGCTGtttgaaagtttgtttaaaaataatttgtcaaAAGGTTTTTCAAAGTAATTAGATTTATGGTAAGACATACCTTTTATAAATAGTTAGAAACGGTTCTCTGACAcacctaaaataaaatggtattAAATcgtgtaagttttaaaaactggcCCAGATATTATTGCCATTTTCTGTTATCTTAGTAAAcgataaatttatttacctaAACATTTTCATGGTTGTCGGTTTTTCTTTTGGTTTGTAATTGATGATACTTGAACATCCGTACCCCCAGGACATTCTGATGAACTTGGCTAAAAAGGTAGCAAACGCAACGGCAGCACTTGTGTTGAAAGGAAAGACAGTTGCAAGTCAATCCAACGATCAGCAAGTACAAAACCAAGTGATTGCTAGCGCCACCCAATGTGCGTTATCCACTTCACAACTAGTTGCGTGCACAAAggtataacaaaaaaagaaggaacggaaactttaatattatacCATTAATGTGTATCACCACTGTTAACAGTATATTAGTTTTTGCAATATTCTAGTTTGAATTACCTTTAACCATtatattgctataatgttctgtgtaaaatattgtctacatttatactttttaatgtCATATCACACCTTTCTTTaccttgtttaattttttaccacaGGTTGTGGGTCCTACCATTAGCAACCCATCATGTAAAGAACAACTGATTGACGCCGCACGTGAGGTCTCACAGTCGGTTGAAGGATGCTTGGAATCAACACAGATTGCCACCGGGGATCCAGATTTGCTTCGGGCACTTGGAGATGCTGCATCTAATGTTACCCAAGCTCTTAATGATCTGATCAACCATATTAAAATGGTGGGTGTGTTGACAGTGTATGTTGTAGCGTGAAAATGCAGTGTATGGTTGTGGCTTATGCGAATTTATTTCATGACTTTCTGTTTTGAAGGTAGAAAATCCACTCGTTTTTCCCAAAAGgtgtattaaaaacatgtttttgctAAAAGTTCGTTTTGTTGAATCTGAAAACATAGATAAAAAGATTACTCAATTTAACATATACTTTTTCTTCCACTTTACCAGGGCTCAGAGGTCAAGGATGGTAAATATGATGACCAATGTGAGGCTATATTAAATGCAACTGACAAGTTATGCAACAGCATGGGAAATGCTGCGGTTATGGCAAAGCAGGCCAGGTTGCTGGGACAAGTGAgacattgtgtttttattgatatatttCCATTACGTAgttgttgaaataaaacaattagcAGTAACAGTAgtaacatgattttttttaattttatagaaATTGCTAAAATggaattgtaattttttacgAAATAAAGCCCTGACCTAACTTGGTCCCTTTGATCTACAGACAACCTCAGATCTTGTGAACTTGCTCAGATTGGAGGCAGAAGATGCACAAGATGATGATTGGAGGAAGTGGCTTCTCTCTACTGTGAAACTTGTTGCTGATGCAACAGCAAAGATGGTGGAAGCTGCAAAGGTAGTTGTTCTTTTACTGGTGCTAGATCAATCTGTTTGCCTTCTTCTCCTGTGGTTTAGTTTATATCATGTTTAACCATaaacagtttttgtaaaaaatgtaaaatgagCTCAATGCAAGAAGCATTTTAATTCTGTTGTACAATTTGCATGcttttttattgcattaaatgaaaaacagtaatttaaaCTAACTGTTTTCCCAGGGAACAGCAAGCAACCCGCATGACTCCCAGCAGCAACAGAAACTTAAACTTGCTGCTGAAAACCTTCGGGCAGCCACCAACGCTGCCACACAGAATGCTCTGCGCAAGAAACTTGTTCGTAGACTGGAACAAGCAGCCAGTCAAGCAGCAGTTGCTGCCACACAGACCATTGCAGCAGCCAACGCCGCAGAACCACacaacacaaataaaacaagccAAAATCAACTGCTTACACACAGCAAGGTAAGTTAGTTCttactttgtttaaagaaATGTTACAATCCTCCATATATTTTGACTTAAATTAAATCggaaaattgaaatatagaacttttttttttgtactaCCTGCGTTCATATGATCTGTATACCTATAAATTTATCAGCTTAATTTActgcttttaaataatttcaacaCTTTCTATGACAGACACTGCAGAGTGATCACATTCCCAAGTTACTGCAAGGAATACATGGAGCATATGAGGACTTGGAGAATCCAACAGTGCAACAGAATCTCATCACTGCTTCAAATGAATTTATCCCAGTAAGCATACTGATAACAGCTACGTGGTTAACCACATATTTCTGATGGGAAGTTTAAATTCCTGGATACCCAAACTAGAAAACTAACATTCAGCACAGCTTTGAGATAATACTtttcaatattaaattttaattattgcccctaatattatattcaatatttttgaaCACACTGTGCAGTAACATAAAATCCCATTAGGGATTTAAGCCTTATTGGGTATTAGTAAAACATATTCTTACAAAAAGTTTCAGAGAggttctatttttaaaatagttctAGAAGTCCCACAGTTGCACTTCCCAAACACAATTAATCTCTCTCTCACTCTAGCCTGCAACAAAAATGGTTGCATATTCAAAGGCAGTCGTGCCAACAGTAAGTGAGAAATCCACAGCTCTTCAACTGGCTAACTGCACCAAGAAACTTGCACTGGCTGTTGCTGAACTCAAAACTGCAGCTGTCAaggtaaaaagtttaattttattgttcgTTACTCTTTACAGTTTTTaccttttgtaaaataaagtgATTTTAAGAATCACTCATTTTGCTTTATGATTTTGGATTTGAAAATTGACCCAATAAGCATGTGCccaattgttgtttattaatatttttcctaATCTAAACAGGCTGGAGAGGTTTGTGGAGCAAGTGGAATTGATGCGGCTTTAGAAACAGTGACAGCACTCGACCGCCAACTGTCAGTCTACTGTGCTGATGCCAAGAATGGAGAGTTACAACCCCTCCCAGGTCAAACCATGCAATCTTGTGCACAGGAATTGGGAGCAACCTCAAAAGCTGTGGGATCTTCTATGGCTCAACTACTTACTGCTGCTGCTCAGGTTTGTGgtagtttttcttttaaggaaaaataaattgctttatttcaatattgtAGCTTTAAATTTTGGAATGCTAAGAATTTATttagaaacagtttttaacTTGCCTGTATATAACCACACAACTCTTATACAAACTCAGGGTAATGAAGACTACACAGGAATGGCTGCACGAAATACAGCAAATGCACTGCGAACATTAGTCGGAGCTGCACGAGGTGTCTCAGCCAACCTGCCTGACCTAGAATCACAACTAAACCTACTGGAGACATGTCGGGATGTGATGGATAAGTCCGTGAATCTGATGCAGGAGGCAAAGTTGGCTGTGGAGGATCCAGAAAACCCGGAGAATAGACAGCGCCTCGCTCAGGTTATTATCCCAAAAGTAGTTGTGTGGGTTTCTTTATGTGGTAATTGGAGTGGAATGCAAAGATGTGCATCATATAgggattttatatttttaaatttagtttagtcttgatttttatgtttctagtaaaatattaaagaaatgtaaataattttcaattaaCTTGCATTATGTCAATAACTACTGTCTAAAGATTGTTAAACTTCTGCTTTGTTAATTATATAACTACCACAGGTTGCCAAGGCAGTTTCCCATGCATTGAACAACTGCATTAATTGTCTTCCTGGTCAAAGAGATGTTGATGAGGCTCTTAAAAATATCGCAGAGAGCAGCAAACGTCTCCTCTCTAACCAAGtaaacaattgttaaacattttctttattcaaaaaatcttTGTGTGTCAAACTACATGttatttcttcttctttttatttgtctatACAAATTATTGGCCTTTGTAAATTTAGTATTAGACTGATTATATTTCAGCAGAaagcaaatttttttgttaccaCAGCCGATTGGTGCAATAGATGTCCCAAGTTAAAGAATATTATGTTTGTGCACATTACATAAGCAatcgttttaataattaaccaGTACTTCTCTACTATTCTTCTTAACTTTGTCTTCCTTCTTCCTTTATCCTCTACATTAGTACATGGAAGAGATCAACATGAGGAACCTGTCTTACTCTAGATTGTGTTCTGAACAGTTAAGAGGAAAGGTTGACCcttatttttcactttttctttttctagatctctttatatttcttcttcttccctAATATATGAGCTAAGAGAAACTTTAGAACTCtagaacttttttttataatgttttaacagTTCTTGTTTTCAATTTCCATCATAGTAACCCTTTCACAtcactttatatttaacagtTTCCAGTCACCAACTCAAACTTCCAAACTGCCCAAGCACAACTGAATAAGACAGCTGAGGAATTAAACATTGCAGCAAATGACTTGGTCGGTGCATCGCGCGGAACTCCATCCGAACTTGCAGCATCAAGTTGTAACTACAACGATCGCTTTACAGAATTACTGGATGCCGGAATGAACGTGGCTGGCCAGTCCCGGGTATGGGTTAAGCAAGTTCTGTTATTTAGTCTCGTAGTCACTTCATAGCATATTTTAGGAAGAGTTTAAAGTTTTCTGAGGCAGGTTTTTATGTTCATTTAATGTACAGTCCGAAATGATTCTTGTAAGTTTTGTGCGACATATGCACATATTTATATCTCAACCAGATCAACATTCTGCCCCCTAATCTTTTATCTTAACTTTAGTATTTACTCTAGGACAAAGAAGATCAGAATCATGTGGTTGGAAACTTAAAAAGTATCTCCATGGCATCCAGCAAGCTTCTTCTTGCAGCCAAAGCTCTTTCTGCAGATCCAGGAGCTCCTAATGCAAAGAACCAACTATCAGCTGCTGCCAGGTGAAGTTCACTGTTTAATAATGCTAGTATAAGTTAAGAATTATTACAAATAATAGTTTGCAAAAAAGTCAAGGGCACATTGCCAAATAAGGTTTCCTTTTTCTTATTCTGTtagtattataatattaattaagtCTTTTTCACTTTTCAGAGCGGTGACCGAAAGTATAAACAACCTGATCACACATTGCACTGAGACTGCACCTGGACAGAAAGAATGTGATAATGCTTTAAGACAACTCAAGGTAAGTGTGAATAATTCTGTTTTCAACTTAAATTTACACTTGTAAGGCAAAAAAGAACAATTTTCACAagtatgaatgtatgtaagtgtaaaatatgtttttatttgatgcattgattttaatacaaacctGTTTCTCACTCAGACTGTAAAAGAAATGCTTGAAAATCCCAACGAGCCGGTGAATGACTTTTCGTACTTCGATTGCCTTGAAAGTGTGATGGACAACTCAAAGATGCTCGGTGAATCAATGAGTGGAATCACCCAACATGCAAGAGCAAGCGAGCTTGAGAGCTTTGGAGAAGCAGTCACTGCCACACAGAAATCCCTCATTGGACTTACCGAGGCTGCAGCTCAGGTTAATGCTCAATCCACAATCGTTGTGGTAGTTTTATAATGATGAACCgcaaaactgtatttttataattaaagtatttaaatgtaattgcTTTGTCTTTATAAGAATGAAAGGCATGCAATACTGTTTAGGATCTAATCTGTagtaattttacaattttatccCTTTAAATTTTCCACAGGCAGCATACTTAGTTGGCATAGCAGATCCTAACAGTGAAGCTGGCACTCAAGGTCTGGTTGATCAGACTCAATTTGCACGAGCCAATCAAGCTATTCAGATGGCTTGTCAAAGTTTGCTTGATCCATCTAGCAACCAGCCACAGGTAAATAGTtactaaactttttaatttaataaaggatatgaaaatttaatatgaTAGTTTATAATTAACCAGTACATCAGTATGGGAATCCAATTTAGTTTAATCAAATTATCTTGATCGCCAATTACAAGCATCAAAATTcaattatcatttttaaaataagattttctctttttaaatttatacaccACAGTTGACAACATTAGCAAAATTGCgcttttgtaaaattaattaaacttttgcaCTTTTCTTTAGGTATTGTCAGCTGCCACTATTGTAGCAAAATACACCTCCGCGTTATGCAATGTGTGCAGAGTGGCATCCAACAAAACTACAAATGCTGTGGCTCGCAAACATTTTGTGCAATCTGCCAAGGAAGTTGCTCATGCTACTGCTAATCTGGTCAGGACTATTAAGGTAGGTGTGGTGGTTGCAATAAATGTTGGAAATCTATGTGTCCTGTACTATAGGAATGAACCTTAGAAATTTTGTACATATACgctatttaaaaactgtaatattttaaagatttttgcAAGCCTATACTTTataccaaaaaattaaatttacttcTCTGTGCAATGAAATGTCTAAATTCATCACATGTGgatacatttgttttgtttcgtggtatattattaatttaaagcaCAAAACATAGAAAAGTTCAAGGAAAAATGTTAGTTACTTACCTTAGGCATTGGACGGAAACTTCTCAGAAGAAAATCGCGCAAACTGCTCACAAGCAACCAAACCATTGATAGATGCAGTGGAAAGCCTTACCACTTTCGCTTCCAACCCTGAGTTTGCAAGCGTCCCTGCCAAGATCAGTGATGAGGTGATGAATATGTAACTTCCTCAGCTGTTagttctattctgtatgggtgaggtccgtgaGGACCTAGGGTTTGGGGAAAGTTTGGCcgtgggatttaggccagattcagctgttatttaaaaattctccTACTAATATATTTGTGGTATTTATACAATGACagtagtttttaataaaattgatttataaattgttgtatTATGTACAGGCACGTGAAGCACAACGTCCGATCATTGAATCCGGGAAACAAATGTTACAAAGCTCATGTGATTTGATAAAAACTGCACGAAAGTTGGCGAATAATCCTAAAGATCCTCCAACATGGCAAGTAATGGCCGGCCATTCAAGAGTGGTCTCGGATTCCATCAAAAAACTCATCGCAAATATCAGGTGAGTGGAACTTTACTATCTCTGTTGTGGTATGAATTGAAAGACTAGatacatttaactttaaattgatcaataaattgtaatataggatctttattaaatataataatataattttagaaGATACGCCATCCATTCGAAATTGTAACATGATGGTTAGGTATAAATTTGCTCGctgtttttttcagtttttagtTTAGcctaattcattcattttatgtGTAAGAAGGTAATTAAGAACCACTCATGtacattttgtaaaagttttaatgGACAAGATATACCTGTTTGGCCCGAGATAAAACATAGacctaaacttttaaattttaaaaatacattaatcaTTTATATTACCATCTTATCCACAGAGACAACGCACCAGGACAGAAGGAATGTGATGAAGCAATTGATCGAATCAATGAATCAATCCAACAATTCAACGACGCTGCATTATCTGCTATGGATCAGAGTCTTCCTGCCCGTGACGACAACTCACTCAATGGATTCCAAGCCATGGTGAGTTGGGTTGTTTTCTTTTACAATGATAAGGGAGGAGTCGGAAGTTGTGCAACATTGGGTGCAGTTTTATTAACTCCCGAATGTCTTATTTTTTGTAACGTGTTTTAGGTTGTGGACACAGTGAACCAGATCAGTCAGTGTGTTGATCCGCTTTCAAATGCTGCAAAGCAAGATGCTGCCCAACTTGGAAGACAGGTAAACAAAcctgatttaaaaatatgtagaaTATTAGGTTGTGTTAATCAATTATTGCCTGAACGTTGCTTTTATTTATCAATCAATGCAGTGTTTTCACTTTTCCATTTAAAGACtatctgtataaaaaaaagagtttaaattttatggaAACTTTTATCTTCCGTAACATAGGTGGCACAGATGGCAAGTTATTTCGAACCACTTGCTCACGCTACCATTGGAGCTGCTGCGAATTCTGTCAATCACCAGCGACAAATGGACATTCTAGATTACAGCAAGACACTTGCTGAGTCAGCACTTCAGCTCATGTTTGCTGCCAAGGAAGGTGGCGGAAATCctaaagtaagtttttaagTATCTGGAGCTTGATtccataaaaaatacattaaagaagaaaacatttcaataattttttttagttatgaGTAGTTTCCccttgaaacaaaatacaggTGTCGACTCTTTTTTATGAAATGACTGGggcattttaataatttagtactttttttcttaaaatttaaatcgcTAAAACATAGCACCCTATaaaatttactattttttatattttgttgtatttaattttagttttttaattcattttaagAGTGGCCTGAGCTGcataatcaaatttaaattctaGTTTAAAATAGATCATCGAAGACAGTAGAAGCACCTTtcttttatatagtttataatgtAAACTTATAATTTAATCTTTCTGTTTTTTCTGGTATAAATTAAGATTTATATTGGAGTAGACTAACGAATGAAGTATCTGtcacatttaaaaatgcatgtttCCATAGACTACCCAGTTcctaatttaataaatttaaatagctTTGCATTTAAAGCATGAGAACTAGAGTTAATTTAAAAGGTAGAAACTGTTTagtgatttctatgttttgaaaaatactttatttagataagtttcttttaatttcaaaattgtttCTGTTACTAAAATATCTTCACAGCACAGtacaacaaaaataagaaaacttAATCTTGGGCTTGCAGATTAGTTTTTTGGTTTCTAtttaacaaaccaaacatttCATTCATGAAAAGCCCCGACATGATACACGGTCCAGTAGCGAGATAATCTTTATTTTGACAGGACCCACAACTGCACATGCACAATAACATGAGTGGGGAGTTTGTACACCACGATCCGCACAGGATGCCGGTGTGTAACGTAGCTCACCGCAGTTCTAGCCCCACACTAACCCCTAAACTGCTTGCTGCTAACCCCAAACCAAACCCTCtacttttttcttaatttctttagtttcaaaactttacttttttctaaaactttgTGAACAACAATTTGAGCAATTTTCGGTTTGTTTTATTGGTTAAGACGAAACTTTATCATATTTCTATCTCGTAGCCGATGCAGTTACCATCTCGTGGACACAAGAAGGTTTGTTGAACAGTGTGTGTGGCGATTTATGTTTCATGTTTTCtcgatgtttttttatgttgagACTTTTGTTTGAGTGGGCAAGCTATGTTGTATAAACTCTTTGTGTGGTTTGTGGCAAATTCagttaaaaatttcaattacTTTTCTCTTTTCTACTTTCTTTATTTCTCATCTTCAGTTTGTTTCCTGGAACCCTTCAGTGAAGATTTATGTACAGTCTAAATTGAATCTTCTAATTAACTAACAATGCATGTTGTTTGACTGCAACAACTAAGGAAACTAACCAAACAATAGCAGTAGCTTGTCAGTAGACTCTTGCATTAGGAAGCACTTCAGAAGAAATTACAcatctttaattttaatcttaaTTCCCTTAATAAAATTTCTTGCCACACCAGGCGGACAACACACATGAGGCAATAGACGAGGCGTCAGCATCGATGAAGGAGGCAATTGAGGATCTTCTTAAATCGGTCCAAGAAGCTCCAGAAGCTCTTGTCTCTGGAATGGTGGATACAATTAGCTCAGCTACTGCTGTAAGTTtggaatatgtttttattttatgctttaACTTTTTGGTCAATAGACTTGTGTTTCTTGATCAGTATGTAAAGCTGCATTCAATTTCAAACGTCAACTTTTAACTCCTTAGCTTTGAATAGCAAATCTCACAGCCAGGCGGAACTGGATTTTCTCTGATTTTAATCCCAGTCCCAGGTTCTTTAGAACCTCACACATGTAGAATAAAAGTATTAAACCCATTTATCAAACCAAACCTATGTATTGGCAACTGTTGTTtaattggtaaatattttaatagaaacCTTTCTTGGATTTTGTTTAGATTCTACACAGCAATGTGCAAGCAAATGAGGATGACACATTCGCCGATTACCAAACCTCCATCATGAAACACTGCAGAGCAATAGTGGTGACCAGTAGTGACATGAGCATGGCTATGAACAATCGTCCAGAtgaactggcaacactggcaAAGAAGGTCACGGAAGAATACTCAGCGCTTGCTTCAGAAGGAGCAGCTGCTGCTTCACTTGCTGATTCCAACGAGGTTTGTGAAAAATTGTTCAATTTGATTGTACCAATGTGGATTTCTGTATTGTTTCTTTGTGTGATAAGAAAAACGGGACTGttcttaaattatttaaaaaacgatttttgtataaaagtgtAAGCTgttgtggttttaaaacttattccACCATTTTAACACACCATCTTTTTCGTTTAGGTTAGCAACCACATAAAGAAGTCTATACAAGATCTTGGAGATGCTTGCAAGGAGCTCGTTACTGCATCAGGGATGGTGCAGAGCAATCCGAGAGACATCCACGCAAAGAAAGATCTCAAGGATGCGGGGAAGAACATCAATGAGAAGGTAAATGTTAGGCATTTctttattatgtatatatcaatattgcatgtgttgttatatttatatattcttaagataaatatttattgcacTTTGAAAACAGCATTGGTTTTACTGAATCTTTAATATCAGGTATCATATGTGATGTCTTCATTACAAGAAGGTGGTCGTGGCACACAAGCTTGCATCAACGCACACACCAAGGTTCAAGGCATCATTGGTGACTTGGATACAACACTCATGTTTGTTACATCTGGTGCTCTCAACCCAGAGTCTGACAACGAGTCATTTGCTGAGCACAGGTAACACTTGTTATTCTTCTGTAACGTACAGTGGAAGGAATGTTTGTGTATTCTCTTTGTCAGTATTATGTATGTGTTATGTTTCAGAAGGTTAAGCTgccttgttttatatta
The DNA window shown above is from Ciona intestinalis chromosome 3, KH, whole genome shotgun sequence and carries:
- the LOC100176155 gene encoding talin-2 isoform X1; amino-acid sequence: MVHLNLKIHIKQSSMTRTMQFDPACIVYDACRIIREKSPEAQVGQAQDYSLFLADKDPKKGVWLESRRPLEYYLLRDGDILEYKQKQRPLKVRTLDASIKTVMIDDSNTVDQLMITICTRLGIVNHEEYSLVRDTIVDEAPLQKKDTGTLLRPGTTDRKFETLKKKLHTDDELNWLSHGQTLREQGVEEFETLVLRRKYFYSDQNVDSRDPIQLNLLYVQSRDGILKGQYPVSEKDATTFAAIQCQIQLGNHDEKKHKPGYIELKDFLPKEYVKSRGIEKKIFAEHKAFESLNEIEAKVKYTKNCRALKTYGVTFFLVKEKMKGRNKLVPRLMGVTRESVMRVDEKTKDMLKVWPLTSVKRWAASPKSFTLDFGDYQDGYYSVQTTEGEQIAQLIAGYIDIILKKRQAKDNYGPDADEDAAMVEDVVSPHRAQLVAMHGGSAGSFHSGSVAMPGVIRNSSARPDSYSMGAMQPPTQVTTHQNLSFGGQPLTAAQQAFMGNIEHGFNACRAAHEGFNNKANLPPLGSDAASKQWKLNALEENRHNIQSNLAAIDAATATVITKTSGDREGTNYTTVGSAITTISSNLNDMTKSLRLMAALLDDGRDGDGLMKAARDLTAAIQDLLKAAQPNSEEPRQNLLGAAGKIGDASHDILKYIGEGGDDEFQDILMNLAKKVANATAALVLKGKTVASQSNDQQVQNQVIASATQCALSTSQLVACTKVVGPTISNPSCKEQLIDAAREVSQSVEGCLESTQIATGDPDLLRALGDAASNVTQALNDLINHIKMGSEVKDGKYDDQCEAILNATDKLCNSMGNAAVMAKQARLLGQTTSDLVNLLRLEAEDAQDDDWRKWLLSTVKLVADATAKMVEAAKGTASNPHDSQQQQKLKLAAENLRAATNAATQNALRKKLVRRLEQAASQAAVAATQTIAAANAAEPHNTNKTSQNQLLTHSKTLQSDHIPKLLQGIHGAYEDLENPTVQQNLITASNEFIPPATKMVAYSKAVVPTVSEKSTALQLANCTKKLALAVAELKTAAVKAGEVCGASGIDAALETVTALDRQLSVYCADAKNGELQPLPGQTMQSCAQELGATSKAVGSSMAQLLTAAAQGNEDYTGMAARNTANALRTLVGAARGVSANLPDLESQLNLLETCRDVMDKSVNLMQEAKLAVEDPENPENRQRLAQVAKAVSHALNNCINCLPGQRDVDEALKNIAESSKRLLSNQFPVTNSNFQTAQAQLNKTAEELNIAANDLVGASRGTPSELAASSCNYNDRFTELLDAGMNVAGQSRDKEDQNHVVGNLKSISMASSKLLLAAKALSADPGAPNAKNQLSAAARAVTESINNLITHCTETAPGQKECDNALRQLKTVKEMLENPNEPVNDFSYFDCLESVMDNSKMLGESMSGITQHARASELESFGEAVTATQKSLIGLTEAAAQAAYLVGIADPNSEAGTQGLVDQTQFARANQAIQMACQSLLDPSSNQPQVLSAATIVAKYTSALCNVCRVASNKTTNAVARKHFVQSAKEVAHATANLVRTIKALDGNFSEENRANCSQATKPLIDAVESLTTFASNPEFASVPAKISDEAREAQRPIIESGKQMLQSSCDLIKTARKLANNPKDPPTWQVMAGHSRVVSDSIKKLIANIRDNAPGQKECDEAIDRINESIQQFNDAALSAMDQSLPARDDNSLNGFQAMVVDTVNQISQCVDPLSNAAKQDAAQLGRQVAQMASYFEPLAHATIGAAANSVNHQRQMDILDYSKTLAESALQLMFAAKEGGGNPKDPQLHMHNNMSGEFVHHDPHRMPPMQLPSRGHKKADNTHEAIDEASASMKEAIEDLLKSVQEAPEALVSGMVDTISSATAILHSNVQANEDDTFADYQTSIMKHCRAIVVTSSDMSMAMNNRPDELATLAKKVTEEYSALASEGAAAASLADSNEVSNHIKKSIQDLGDACKELVTASGMVQSNPRDIHAKKDLKDAGKNINEKVSYVMSSLQEGGRGTQACINAHTKVQGIIGDLDTTLMFVTSGALNPESDNESFAEHRENILSTAKALVEDTKQLVAGAAGGQEKLAGAAQSASQTISKLADVVKSGASSLGADDPDTQVILINAVRDVASALADLINSTKDAAGKSTSDQAMFHLKASAKAMVTNVTSLLKTVKSVEDEAAKGPRAIEQTINSIKQELKSLQSVAGEERRATPEELIQVTKPITNATAKAVAAGKFCRQEDMIVCANMGRKAVFDMIHICRASAANTEDPIQQQDTLKFGSGVAEAYVNLLSNVLATSHQPSNNDLKKNLVPLSKSVATAVSNLVRSGESMKGTDWVDPNDPNVIAEQELLAAASSIEAAAKKLAQLRPRKKPKQADESLNFEEQILEAAKSIATATTALVKAASAAQKELVLQGKVGSVPAMRHDDGQWSQGLISAAQMVARATGNLCEAANQAVQGEASEEKLVTSAKQVASSTAQLLVACKVKADPNSENMKRLQIAGNAVKHASEDLVKAASESANSDDEVEVVINSRLVGGIAQEMMAQEEILRKERELQSARQKLAQIRRMRYKDDSESD